Proteins found in one Toxotes jaculatrix isolate fToxJac2 chromosome 18, fToxJac2.pri, whole genome shotgun sequence genomic segment:
- the cdk21 gene encoding cyclin-dependent kinase 6, translating into MDVCTQSLRYELLAEVGQGSYGKVYKAREVGGKERLLAVKKFNIRGDTPDTGIPAFVIREVGLLRKMMFFNHPNIIKLLDVSAVSVGRSLDLTLVLEYIDQDLSTYLSKAPASGLSRDCIKDVMLQLLQGLDFLHTNMVLHRDLKPENVLVSSRGEVKIADFGLARIYTFNIALTPGVVTLWYRAPEVLLNSVYMSSVDMWSAGCIFAELFLLRPLFQAYTEVQQLQKIFEVLGLPSEEDWPKDSPISYSANWGPKVSCTKLLPNLGEDENELLTKCLAFRPSSRISAAKALAHPFFMKH; encoded by the exons ATGGACGTTTGCACTCAGTCCCTGCGCTACGAGCTCCTGGCGGAGGTAGGACAGGGCTCCTACGGCAAAGTGTACAAAGCCAGGGAGGTGGGGGGCAAAGAGCGCCTCCTGGCGGTGAAGAAGTTCAACATCCGCGGAGACACTCCAGACACCGGGATCCCCGCCTTCGTGATCCGGGAGGTGGGGCTGCTGCGGAAGATGATGTTCTTCAACCATCCCAACATAATCAA GCTGCTGGATGTGTCTGCTGTGTCCGTGGGCAGGAGCCTGGACCTCACGCTGGTGTTGGAATACATCGACCAGGACCTGTCCACCTACCTCTCCAAGGCTCCTGCTTCTGGACTGAGCCGTGACTGTATTAAG GATgtgatgctgcagctgctgcagggatTGGACTTCTTGCACACAAACATGGTGCTGCATCGTGACCTAAAACCAGAAAACGTCCTGGTCAGCAGCCGCGGAGAGGTTAAGATTGCAGACTTTGGACTGGCACGCATCTACACCTTCAATATCGCTCTCACTCCAGGC GTGGTGACACTCTGGTACAGAGCCCCTGAGGTGCTGCTGAACTCTGTTTACATGTCCTCAGTGGACATGTGGAGCGCTGGCTGCATCTTCGCTGAGCTCTTCCTCTTGAG ACCTCTGTTTCAGGCTTATACAGAGGTGCAGCAGCTGCAAAAAATCTTtga GGTTCTTGGTTTGCCCAGTGAGGAGGACTGGCCCAAGGACAGCCCGATCTCATACTCAGCCAACTGGGGACCAAAAGTTTCCTGCACCAAGCTGCTGCCCAACCTGGGAGAAGATGAGAATGAGCTTCTAACT AAATGTTTGGCATTCAGACCGAGCAGCCGCATCTCAGCCGCCAAAGCTCTGGCTCATCCTTTCTTCATGAAGCACTGA
- the retsat.2 gene encoding all-trans-retinol 13,14-reductase, with amino-acid sequence MWLSVAIVSVALLLFIFKYVFGSSGPNPFEADTREPLKKMVLIKKEKNKVLKQGFVASKVPDNLDAIIIGSGIGGLGLAVLLAKVGKKVLVLEQHDRAGGCCHTFTEKGFEFDVGIHYIGELLDHKPFRCMLDQITNGQLQWEPLENPFDHVVLGPPENRRQYPIYSGKNRFPDELKKCFPGEEKAIDEYLRLIKKASRGVWLLALLKLCPAPLAKFLVYSGLAKHLSFFFKMASRSLTEVVNELTENKDLRAVFTYIFGTYGNMPKEASFSMHSLLISHYLNGAWYPKGGATEIAYHMIPIIEKAGGAVLVRAPVNRILFNDAKEACGVSVMKGQEEVHIRAPMVISNAGIFNTYQKLLPKELQAMPAIQKQLSMMKNGEGGLSVFLGLNGTKEELGLKANNFWIFAENNFDELVENYLNRPREEAAKNIPLLFVASPSAKDPTWEERSPGKSTLSLVSFAKYEWFEEWKDGKVTNRGADYKELKQTFIDSVVEVVMSIYPKITRDKIEYVDAGTPITNTHYIGAPKGEIYGADHGIARFSPELNATVRPQTPLKNLYLTGQDVFVCGFAGALAGALSCGSVILNRNLHLDAIALAKKRKFIDSKLKGE; translated from the exons ATGTGGCTCAGTGTAGCGATCGTTTCTGTCGCCTTGctcttatttatatttaaatatgtctTCGGCAGCTCCGGGCCCAATCCCTTCGAGGCGGACACTCGTGAGCCGTTGAAAAAGATGGTTCTcatcaagaaagagaaaaataaagtgctGAAGCAAG GTTTTGTGGCCAGTAAAGTCCCTGACAACCTGGATGCCATCATCATCGGCAGTGGGATCGGTGGGCTCGGACTCGCGGTGCTGCTGGCCAAAGTGGGAAAGAAAGTCCTGGTTCTGGAGCAGCACGATCGGGCCGGTGGATGctgtcacacattcacagagaaGGGCTTTGAGTTTGATGTTG GAATCCACTACATCGGTGAGCTGCTGGACCACAAGCCGTTCCGCTGCATGCTGGACCAGATAACCAACGGACAGCTGCAGTGGGAGCCTCTGGAGAATCCGTTCGACCACGTAGTTCTGGGACCTCCAGAGAACCGCCGCCAGTACCCCATCTACAGCGGCAAGAACCGCTTCCCCGATGAACTGAAGAAGTGTTTCCCTGGAGAGGAGAAGGCCATCGACGAGTACCTGAGGCTGATTAAG AAAGCCAGTCGAGGTGTTTGGCTCCTCGCTCTGCTGAAGCTCTGCCCCGCCCCCTTGGCTAAGTTCCTGGTCTACAGCGGCCTGGCCAAACATCTGTCCTTCTTCTTCAAAATGGCCTCCCGCAGCCTGACAGAGGTGGTCAATGAACTGACGGAGAACAAAGACCTCCGGGCTGTTTTCACCTACATCTTTGGCACCTACG GTAACATGCCAAAAGAGGCCAGTTTCTCTATGCACAGCTTGCTGATTTCTCACTACCTGAATGGCGCCTGGTACCCTAAAGGCGGAGCCACTGAAATTGCATATCACATGATCCCCATCATCGAGAAGGCAGGCGGTGCTGTCCTAGTTCGAGCCCCAGTTAACCGAATCTTGTTCAATGATGCCAAGGAAGCTTGTG GTGTGAGCGTCATGAAAGGTCAGGAGGAAGTCCATATCCGTGCCCCGATGGTCATCTCCAACGCTGGGATCTTCAACACCTACCAGAAGCTGCTGCCCAAAGAGCTTCAGGCCATGCCAG CCATCCAGAAGCAGCTCAGTATGATGAAGAACGGTGAAGGTGGCCTGAGTGTTTTTCTGGGTCTGAACGGAACCAAGGAGGAGCTGGGCTTGAAAGCAAACAACTTCTGGATCTTTGCTGAGAACAACTTTGATGAACT GGTGGAGAACTATTTAAATAGGCCGAGGGAAGAGGCTGCTAAAAACATACCCCTGCTATTCGTGGCCTCTCCATCAGCTAAAGATCCAACCTGGGAGGAAAGATCACCAG GCAAGTCCACCTTGAGTCTGGTCAGCTTTGCCAAGTACGAGTGGTTTGAGGAGTGGAAGGACGGCAAAGTGACGAACAGAGGGGCCGACTACAAAGAGCTCAAACAGACTTTCATCGACTCTGTTGTGGAGGTGGTTATGAGCATCTACCCTAAGATAACCAGAGACAAG aTTGAGTATGTTGATGCTGGAACCCCCATCACAAACACGCACTACATCGGAGCCCCCAAAGGTGAAATCTACGGAGCAGATCATGGCATCGCCCGGTTCAGCCCTGAACTCAACGCTACAGTGAGACCTCAGACTCCACTGAAGAACCTCTATCTGACAG gccaggatgtgtttgtgtgtggctttgCCGGCGCGCTCGCTGGAGCTCTCTCCTGCGGCTCGGTCATTCTCAACCGCAACCTCCATCTGGACGCCATCGCCctggcaaagaaaagaaaatttatTGACAGCAAACTTAAAGGGGAGTAA
- the nmt1a gene encoding glycylpeptide N-tetradecanoyltransferase 1: protein MADENETAPMPEKEDVEDHGHCSDCENEDHHFDDGDRGLADDTGAKKKKKKQKKKKKSGATEAAQDTLAKVNSLPADKLQEIQKAIELFSVGQGPAKTMEEASRRSYQFWDTQPVPKLGETVTSHGSIEPDKDTIREEPYSLPQGFSWDTLDLGNPAVLKELYTLLNENYVEDDDNMFRFDYSPEFLLWALRPPGWLPQWHCGVRVNSNQKLVGFISAIPASIRIYEIEKKMVEINFLCVHKKLRSKRVAPVLIREITRRVNLQGIFQAVYTAGVVLPKPVGTCRYWHRSLNPRKLIEVKFSHLSRNMTMQRTMKLYRLPEAPKTPGLRPMTKKDVPVVHRLLREYLNEFNLVPVMNQEEVAHWLLPRENIIDTYLVENDGKVTDFLSFYTLPSTIMNHPVHRSLKAAYSFYNVHTTTPLLDLMSDALILAKSKGFDVFNALDLMENKTFLEKLKFGIGDGNLQYYLYNWKCPSMGSEKVGLVLQ, encoded by the exons ATGGCGGATGAGAATGAGACAGCACCGATGCCGGAGAAAGAGGATGTAGAGGACCACGGACACTGCAGCGACTGTGAAAATGAAGACCACCACTTTGACGATGG TGACAGGGGTCTGGCTGACGACACTGgcgccaagaagaagaaaaagaagcagaaaaagaagaagaaatctggTGCCACAGAAGCAGCTCAGGACACCCTTGCCAAG GTGAATTCGTTGCCAGCTGATAAGCTACAGGAGATCCAGAAGGCCATTGAACTGTTCTCTGTGGGCCAGGGCCCTGCCAAAACCATGGAGGAGGCAAGTCGGAGGAGTTACCAGTTCTGGGATACACAGCCTGTGCCCAAGCTAG GGGAGACGGTGACGTCGCACGGCTCGATTGAACCTGACAAAGACACCATTCGAGAGGAGCCCTACAGCCTCCCACAGGGCTTCAGCTGGGACACCCTCGACTTGGGGAACCCTGCTGTG CTCAAGGAGCTTTACACCCTCCTCAATGAGAACTATGTGGAAGATGATGACAACATGTTCAGATTTGACTACTCCCCTGAGTTCCTGCTCTG gGCCCTGCGGCCCCCTGGCTGGTTGCCCCAGTGGCATTGTGGAGTGAGGGTTAACTCCAACCAGAAGCTGGTGGGCTTTATCAGTGCCATTCCTGCCTCTATCCGCATCTATGAGAT agaaaagaaaatggttgAGATCAATTTCCTGTGCGTCCACAAGAAGCTTCGCTCCAAACGAGTCGCTCCGGTGCTGATCAGAGAGATCACCAGACGGGTCAACCTGCAGGGCATCTTTCAGGCGGTGTACACTGCGGGAGTGGTACTGCCCAAACCTGTGGGCACATGCAG GTATTGGCATCGCTCTTTGAACCCACGCAAACTAATCGAAGTGAAGTTCTCCCACCTGAGCAGGAACATGACTATGCAGCGCACCATGAAGTTGTACCGTCTGCCTGAG GCCCCGAAGACTCCGGGTCTGCGGCCGATGACCAAGAAGGATGTGCCAGTGGTGCATCGCCTCCTCCGTGAGTACCTGAACGAATTCAACCTGGTGCCCGTCATGAACCAGGAAGAGGTGGCACACTGGCTGCTGCCCCGGGAGAACATTATTGACACTTACCTGGTggag AACGATGGCAAAGTGACGGATTTCCTGAGTTTCTACACACTACCCTCTACCATCATGAACCACCCTGTGCACCGCAGCCTAAAAGCAGCGTACTCCTTCTACAATGTGCACACCACCACCCCCCTGCTCGACCTGATGTCTGATGCCCTCATCCTGGCCAAATCA AAAGGGTTTGATGTCTTTAATGCACTGGATCTAATGGAAAACAAGACTTTCTTGGAGAAGCTTAAGTTCGGCATCGGTGATGGGAATCTACAGTATTACCTGTACAATTGGAAGTGTCCCAGCATGGGGTCAGAAAAG GTTGGGTTGGTGCTGCAGTGA
- the plcd3a gene encoding 1-phosphatidylinositol 4,5-bisphosphate phosphodiesterase delta-3-A isoform X2 has protein sequence MMRGTNMVKVRSPRWQKSRNLRLLEDGLTVWCESTKSSRKAKAQQTFAVTEVECVREGCQSEALRRLSGSVPENQCFTVVFKGARKSLDLRCPCEEEAQRWVRGLRTLKERVANMTQKEKLDHWIRGYLRRADQNQDGKMSYDEVKRLLQMINIDLSEQYACSLFKRCDRSGDGRLDHIEIEEFCRELLRRPELDSVFRRYSSNGCVLSTAELRDFLGDQGEDASLNHAQSLILTYELNDWAQKNQFMTQNGFTMYMLSLENDVFNPDHTRVYQDMSRPLAHYFISSSHNTYLTKDQVTSTSSTEPYIKALNQGCRCVELDCWDGDKGEPVIYHGHTLTSKVPFKEVIETIAQYAFKASPYPLVLSLENHCSVEQQAVMAKHLRTILGSKLLTKPLTDDPVKDLPSPEKLKGRILVKGKKQTPHLGQLGKAGSCASFSSSSEDELASSNKNTPKKDFAKVSAKLSPELSELVVYCRSAPFQGFENASEKPPNEMSSFSESEALRLIKDSGKLFVRHNSRQLSRIYPSGQRLQSSNYDPQEMWNGGCQMVALNFQTPGEQMDLNQGRFLPNGRCGYVLKPNFLCSPTSNFNPENTGGGPGHVPTQLTIRIISAQQLPKINTEKASSIVDPQVWVEIHGVDIDNAKDKTQRIDNNGFNPRWDCTLSFQLQVPDLALVRFVVEDHDHTAKNDFVGQFTLPFTSLRTGYRHVHLLKADGSSLSPATLFIHVKVSRKGVPIKTVSERMAIAKGMA, from the exons ATGATGCGGGGCACCAACATGGTGAAAGTGCGCTCTCCGAGGTGGCAGAAGAGCCGAAACCTGCGGCTGCTGGAGGACGGACTCACCGTGTGGTGTGAGTCCACCAAGAGCTCTCGCAAAGCCAAAGCCCAGCAGACGT TCGCAGTGACAGAGGTGGAGTGCGTGCGTGAAGGCTGCCAGTCCGAGGCGCTGAGGCGGCTGTCCGGGTCAGTGCCGGAGAACCAGTGCTTCACAGTGGTCTTCAAGGGAGCCAGGAAGAGCCTGGACCTGCGGTGCCCCTGTGAGGAAGAAGCCCAGCGCTGGGTGCGGGGACTCCGTACTTTAAAGGAGCGAGTGGCCAACATGACTCAGAAGGAGAAACTGGACCA TTGGATCCGAGGCTACCTGAGGCGAGCGGATCAGAACCAGGACGGCAAGATGAGCTATGATGAAGTCAAACGGCTGCTACAGATGATCAACATTGACCTGAGTGAGCAGTATGCCTGCTCTTTATTCAAG AGGTGTGACCGATCTGGCGATGGCCGTCTGGATCACATAGAGATTGAGGAGTTCTGCAGGGAGCTGCTGCGACGGCCTGAGCTGGATTCCGTGTTCAGACGCTATTCGAGTAATGGTTGTGTGCTCTCCACTGCCGAGCTGCGAGACTTCTTGGGAGACCAAGGCGAGGACGCCTCGTTGAATCATGCTCAGAGCCTCATACTCACCTATGAGCTCAATGACTGGG CTCAGAAGAACCAGTTCATGACCCAGAATGGTTTCACCATGTACATGCTGTCACTGGAGAACGATGTGTTTAACCCTGACCATACCAGAGTCTATCAAGACATGAGCCGCCCCCTGGCTCACTACTTCATATCCTCGTCGCACAACACCTACCTTACCAAGGACCAAGTCACCAGTACCAGCAGCACAGAGCCATACATCAA GGCTCTGAATCAGGGCTGTCGCTGTGTCGAGCTGGACTGCTGGGATGGAGATAAGGGTGAACCAGTCATCTACCACGGCCACACTCTCACCTCCAAAGTGCCCTTTAAAGAGGTCATTGAAACCATCGCCCAGTACGCCTTCAAG GCGTCCCCATACCCTTTAGTTCTATCCTTGGAGAACCACTGTTCTGTGGAGCAGCAGGCTGTGATGGCCAAACACCTCCGCACCATCCTCGGTAGCAAACTGCTCACGAAGCCCCTCACTGACGACCCAGTGAAAGATCTGCCCTCTCCTGAG AAGCTGAAGGGGCGTATTCTGGTAAAAGGGAAGAAGCAGACTCCTCACCTTGGCCAGCTGGGCAAGGCAGGCAGCTGTGCCAGCTTTTCCTCAAGCTCTGAAGACGAACTAGCGAGCAGCAATAAGAACACACCCAAGAAGGATTTTGCTAAG GTCTCTGCTAAACTGAGCCCCGAGCTATCAGAGCTGGTGGTGTACTGCAGGAGCGCCCCCTTCCAGGGGTTTGAAAACGCCTCTGAAAAACCACCAAATGAAATGTCCTCCTTCTCTGAAAGTGAAGCCCTCAGGCTCATCAAAGACTCGG GAAAGCTTTTTGTAAGACACAACAGCAGGCAGCTGAGCCGGATCTACCCCTCCGGCCAGCGCCTCCAATCATCCAACTATGATCCTCAGGAAATGTGGAACGGTGGATGCCAGATGG tggCTCTGAACTTCCAGACGCCAGGGGAGCAGATGGACCTGAACCAGGGTCGCTTCCTTCCTAACGGTCGCTGTGGCTACGTACTCAAACCCAACTTCCTGTGCAGCCCCACATCCAACTTCAACCCAGAGAACACGGGAGGAGGCCCCGGTCACGTCCCCACCCAACTGACTATACGA ATAATATCTGCACAGCAGCTGCCAAAAATCAACACAGAAAAGGCGAGCTCCATTGTGGATCCACAAGTGTGGGTGGAAATTCATGGGGTGGATATCGATAatgcaaaagacaaaacacagcgCATTGACAACAATG GTTTTAACCCACGGTGGGACTGCACCCTGAGCTTCCAGCTGCAAGTCCCTGATCTGGCCTTGGTGCGGTTTGTAGTGGAGGACCATGACCACACTGCCAAGAACGACTTTGTGGGGCAGTTCACTTTACCTTTCACAAGCCTTCGCACAG GTTATCGACACGTTCACTTATTAAAGGCAGATGGTTCCAGTCTGTCCCCCGCCACGCTCTTTATCCATGTCAAAGTGAGCCGCAAAGGAGTTCCCATCAAAACTGTGTCCGAGCGTATGGCCATTGCCAAAGGCATGGCATGA
- the plcd3a gene encoding 1-phosphatidylinositol 4,5-bisphosphate phosphodiesterase delta-3-A isoform X1: MLGSGKSPASGPREQKSKVAEKTMDPIRRLGLLDNEDVCGMMRGTNMVKVRSPRWQKSRNLRLLEDGLTVWCESTKSSRKAKAQQTFAVTEVECVREGCQSEALRRLSGSVPENQCFTVVFKGARKSLDLRCPCEEEAQRWVRGLRTLKERVANMTQKEKLDHWIRGYLRRADQNQDGKMSYDEVKRLLQMINIDLSEQYACSLFKRCDRSGDGRLDHIEIEEFCRELLRRPELDSVFRRYSSNGCVLSTAELRDFLGDQGEDASLNHAQSLILTYELNDWAQKNQFMTQNGFTMYMLSLENDVFNPDHTRVYQDMSRPLAHYFISSSHNTYLTKDQVTSTSSTEPYIKALNQGCRCVELDCWDGDKGEPVIYHGHTLTSKVPFKEVIETIAQYAFKASPYPLVLSLENHCSVEQQAVMAKHLRTILGSKLLTKPLTDDPVKDLPSPEKLKGRILVKGKKQTPHLGQLGKAGSCASFSSSSEDELASSNKNTPKKDFAKVSAKLSPELSELVVYCRSAPFQGFENASEKPPNEMSSFSESEALRLIKDSGKLFVRHNSRQLSRIYPSGQRLQSSNYDPQEMWNGGCQMVALNFQTPGEQMDLNQGRFLPNGRCGYVLKPNFLCSPTSNFNPENTGGGPGHVPTQLTIRIISAQQLPKINTEKASSIVDPQVWVEIHGVDIDNAKDKTQRIDNNGFNPRWDCTLSFQLQVPDLALVRFVVEDHDHTAKNDFVGQFTLPFTSLRTGYRHVHLLKADGSSLSPATLFIHVKVSRKGVPIKTVSERMAIAKGMA, from the exons GGCTCCTGGACAACGAGGACGTATGTGGGATGATGCGGGGCACCAACATGGTGAAAGTGCGCTCTCCGAGGTGGCAGAAGAGCCGAAACCTGCGGCTGCTGGAGGACGGACTCACCGTGTGGTGTGAGTCCACCAAGAGCTCTCGCAAAGCCAAAGCCCAGCAGACGT TCGCAGTGACAGAGGTGGAGTGCGTGCGTGAAGGCTGCCAGTCCGAGGCGCTGAGGCGGCTGTCCGGGTCAGTGCCGGAGAACCAGTGCTTCACAGTGGTCTTCAAGGGAGCCAGGAAGAGCCTGGACCTGCGGTGCCCCTGTGAGGAAGAAGCCCAGCGCTGGGTGCGGGGACTCCGTACTTTAAAGGAGCGAGTGGCCAACATGACTCAGAAGGAGAAACTGGACCA TTGGATCCGAGGCTACCTGAGGCGAGCGGATCAGAACCAGGACGGCAAGATGAGCTATGATGAAGTCAAACGGCTGCTACAGATGATCAACATTGACCTGAGTGAGCAGTATGCCTGCTCTTTATTCAAG AGGTGTGACCGATCTGGCGATGGCCGTCTGGATCACATAGAGATTGAGGAGTTCTGCAGGGAGCTGCTGCGACGGCCTGAGCTGGATTCCGTGTTCAGACGCTATTCGAGTAATGGTTGTGTGCTCTCCACTGCCGAGCTGCGAGACTTCTTGGGAGACCAAGGCGAGGACGCCTCGTTGAATCATGCTCAGAGCCTCATACTCACCTATGAGCTCAATGACTGGG CTCAGAAGAACCAGTTCATGACCCAGAATGGTTTCACCATGTACATGCTGTCACTGGAGAACGATGTGTTTAACCCTGACCATACCAGAGTCTATCAAGACATGAGCCGCCCCCTGGCTCACTACTTCATATCCTCGTCGCACAACACCTACCTTACCAAGGACCAAGTCACCAGTACCAGCAGCACAGAGCCATACATCAA GGCTCTGAATCAGGGCTGTCGCTGTGTCGAGCTGGACTGCTGGGATGGAGATAAGGGTGAACCAGTCATCTACCACGGCCACACTCTCACCTCCAAAGTGCCCTTTAAAGAGGTCATTGAAACCATCGCCCAGTACGCCTTCAAG GCGTCCCCATACCCTTTAGTTCTATCCTTGGAGAACCACTGTTCTGTGGAGCAGCAGGCTGTGATGGCCAAACACCTCCGCACCATCCTCGGTAGCAAACTGCTCACGAAGCCCCTCACTGACGACCCAGTGAAAGATCTGCCCTCTCCTGAG AAGCTGAAGGGGCGTATTCTGGTAAAAGGGAAGAAGCAGACTCCTCACCTTGGCCAGCTGGGCAAGGCAGGCAGCTGTGCCAGCTTTTCCTCAAGCTCTGAAGACGAACTAGCGAGCAGCAATAAGAACACACCCAAGAAGGATTTTGCTAAG GTCTCTGCTAAACTGAGCCCCGAGCTATCAGAGCTGGTGGTGTACTGCAGGAGCGCCCCCTTCCAGGGGTTTGAAAACGCCTCTGAAAAACCACCAAATGAAATGTCCTCCTTCTCTGAAAGTGAAGCCCTCAGGCTCATCAAAGACTCGG GAAAGCTTTTTGTAAGACACAACAGCAGGCAGCTGAGCCGGATCTACCCCTCCGGCCAGCGCCTCCAATCATCCAACTATGATCCTCAGGAAATGTGGAACGGTGGATGCCAGATGG tggCTCTGAACTTCCAGACGCCAGGGGAGCAGATGGACCTGAACCAGGGTCGCTTCCTTCCTAACGGTCGCTGTGGCTACGTACTCAAACCCAACTTCCTGTGCAGCCCCACATCCAACTTCAACCCAGAGAACACGGGAGGAGGCCCCGGTCACGTCCCCACCCAACTGACTATACGA ATAATATCTGCACAGCAGCTGCCAAAAATCAACACAGAAAAGGCGAGCTCCATTGTGGATCCACAAGTGTGGGTGGAAATTCATGGGGTGGATATCGATAatgcaaaagacaaaacacagcgCATTGACAACAATG GTTTTAACCCACGGTGGGACTGCACCCTGAGCTTCCAGCTGCAAGTCCCTGATCTGGCCTTGGTGCGGTTTGTAGTGGAGGACCATGACCACACTGCCAAGAACGACTTTGTGGGGCAGTTCACTTTACCTTTCACAAGCCTTCGCACAG GTTATCGACACGTTCACTTATTAAAGGCAGATGGTTCCAGTCTGTCCCCCGCCACGCTCTTTATCCATGTCAAAGTGAGCCGCAAAGGAGTTCCCATCAAAACTGTGTCCGAGCGTATGGCCATTGCCAAAGGCATGGCATGA